One genomic segment of Syngnathus typhle isolate RoL2023-S1 ecotype Sweden linkage group LG8, RoL_Styp_1.0, whole genome shotgun sequence includes these proteins:
- the si:ch73-52p7.1 gene encoding uncharacterized protein si:ch73-52p7.1 produces the protein MGSLAPPVPLLCVLLWVSAAPQRSDLHLAYVTHDSFYYYSCSQEPDACNQASLDACCCRDITMPSLRRLPAAPFSSPVFHMRRLTVWYTSPRNAARLLNNSEVLHLTLMDCGSGRHGESAALSLEGHFAVQHLERLSVIDFPQTPQRKMEPESDNDLHFDADRWRCRATVAQVQDIFLGRELGAAFHEQARLGVIHGSVLRGGAAGVKVYTVQTHIDSDGTMPFPDLRLPKLPETSVIYVSFVYKREQSED, from the coding sequence ATGGGCTCCCTGGCCCCCCCGGTGCCGCTCCTGTGCGTCCTGCTGTGGGTATCAGCGGCACCGCAGCGCTCGGACTTGCATTTGGCCTACGTGACGCACGACAGCTTCTACTACTACTCGTGCAGCCAAGAGCCGGACGCGTGCAACCAGGCCTCTCTGGATGCCTGCTGCTGCAGGGACATCACAATGCCAAGTCTACGACGCCTCCCGGCGGCGCCCTTCTCCTCGCCAGTCTTCCACATGCGGCGCCTGACCGTGTGGTACACGTCGCCCCGGAACGCCGCCCGCCTGCTCAACAACTCAGAGGTGCTCCACCTAACGCTGATGGACTGCGGCAGCGGCAGGCATGGGGAGAGCGCCGCCCTTTCTTTGGAGGGACACTTTGCGGTGCAGCACCTGGAGCGACTGAGCGTCATCGACTTCCCGCAAACACCCCAAAGAAAGATGGAGCCCGAGAGCGACAACGACCTCCATTTTGACGCCGACAGGTGGAGGTGTCGGGCCACGGTGGCGCAGGTGCAGGACATCTTCCTGGGGCGTGAGCTGGGGGCGGCGTTCCACGAGCAAGCCCGGTTGGGCGTCATCCACGGTTCAGTGCTGCGGGGCGGCGCCGCCGGCGTCAAGGTGTACACGGTGCAGACGCATATCGACAGCGATGGCACCATGCCCTTTCCCGACCTGCGCCTGCCCAAACTGCCGGAAACGTCCGTCATCTACGTCAGCTTTGTGTATAAAAGGGAGCAAAGCGAGGATTAA